The DNA segment GGAGGCGGCCCGGGTGTTTGAGGTTCGGAAACAGGGGGGTCGGGAGGAACGTCTTTTGCGGGAGAATGCCCGGTTGAAGGCGTTGGTGGGGGAGTTGACGATGGAGCTAAAAAAAACCGACGGGGAGGGGTGGTGAGGCGCCCGCCCTCGCAAGCTGTGGCGGCTCGCAACCGGGGGGTGTTGGAACGCGTTCAACAGCTAAAAGGAGAGCATCCCTTTTGGGGGTACCGGCGAATCTGGGCGCACCTGCGCTTTGTGGACGGGCTGAGAGTGAACAAAAAGCGGGTCTACCGGATGATGCAGCGACAGGGGCTTTTGGTCAAGCCGGACCGGAAGCTGAAAGCCAGGCGGGTCTCCCATCGTCCCAAACCCCGGCCTACCCGGCCCAATCAGTGGTGGGGCATCGACCTGACCAAGGTGATGACGGAAACCGGCTGGGTCTATTTGGTGCTCGTTTTGGACTGGTACACCAAGAAAATCGTCGGCCACCACACCGGCCGGCGGGCCACCGGCCCGGACTGGCTTTTGGCCTTGCGGCGCGCGTTGAACCGGCAGTTTCCGGACAGTCGGAGGCCGGAGGAGCTCTCCTTGATGTCCGACAACGGCAGCCAGCCCGCCTCCCTGGGGTTTATGCGGGGCTGCGCCCGCTTGGGCGTGCGCCAAGCCTTCACCTGTTACAACAACCCCCGAGGGAATGCCGACACCGAGCGGATGATGCGCACCCTAAAAGAGGAATTGGTCTGGCTTCGAGAATGGAAGGGAGAAACCGATCTGGCGGAGGCGGTGAACGGCTGGATCGAAACGTACAACGAAACCTACCTGCACTCGGCCCTGGGCTACCAGCCGCCGAACAGGTTCGAGAAAACCTATAACCTCAGCCCGATGACTCCATATCAGGCCGCTTGACTAAAGGGGAGCAGTACATCCTTATGCAGGTTATACTGGTGATTCTGGATACGTTTTCATCTATTCCGGTGCTTCTGGCGCTCTGCTTTACTTGCTCAAAGGCAATGCAGCGGGTGATCACTTCGGTTGGTCGGTTGACGGAATAGGAGATGTTAATGGAGATGGCAAAGCCGACTTCATTGTTGGAGCACCCGGTACGGCTGTTAATGGTTTCGCGAATGCGGGCTCTGCTTTTGTTTATTCCGGTGCTGCCGCAAACTTGCTCTATCGTATTGATGGAACAACTCTCGCGGACCCAAACGGTAACTTCCGTGACAATTTAGGTTATTCAGTGGCAGGTACCGGCGATGTAAATGGGGATGGCAGACCGGATTTTATCATCGGAT comes from the Verrucomicrobiia bacterium genome and includes:
- a CDS encoding helix-turn-helix domain-containing protein, producing GKTKAKVVLEGLRGRPASELCAEYQISENLYYQWRDRFLSEAARVFEVRKQGGREERLLRENARLKALVGELTMELKKTDGEGW
- a CDS encoding IS3 family transposase, whose translation is MRRPPSQAVAARNRGVLERVQQLKGEHPFWGYRRIWAHLRFVDGLRVNKKRVYRMMQRQGLLVKPDRKLKARRVSHRPKPRPTRPNQWWGIDLTKVMTETGWVYLVLVLDWYTKKIVGHHTGRRATGPDWLLALRRALNRQFPDSRRPEELSLMSDNGSQPASLGFMRGCARLGVRQAFTCYNNPRGNADTERMMRTLKEELVWLREWKGETDLAEAVNGWIETYNETYLHSALGYQPPNRFEKTYNLSPMTPYQAA